A stretch of Oncorhynchus mykiss isolate Arlee chromosome 26, USDA_OmykA_1.1, whole genome shotgun sequence DNA encodes these proteins:
- the LOC110506308 gene encoding CUGBP Elav-like family member 1 isoform X21, with amino-acid sequence MDSIDAEGLYLSTEQHGQPQCELPQTALEVSTMGGAKKMNGTLDHPDQPDIDAIKMFVGQIPRSWAEEQLRELFEPYGAVYEINVLRDRSQNPPQSKGCCFITYYTRKSALEAQNALHNMKILPGMHHPIQMKPADSEKNNAVEDRKLFIGMISKKCNENDIRLMFSPYGQIEECRILRGPDGLSRGCAFITFTARQMAQSTIKSMHQSQTMEGCSSPIVVKFADTQKDKEQKRITQQLQQQMQQLNTASMWGNLTGLNSLGPQYLALLQQSATSGNALNNLHPMSGLNAMQNLAALAAAASATQATPTGSSALTTSSSPLSVLTSSAGSSPTSCNNNSMNPMASLGALQSLAAGAGAGLNMGSLAELLCLGMAALNGGLGSGGLSNGTSSTMEALTQAYSGIQQYAAAALPSLYNQSLLSQQSVSAAGSQKEASDSRSTGPEGANLFIYHLPQEFGDQDLLQMFMPFGNVISAKVFIDKQTNLSKCFGFVSYDNPVSSQAAIQSMNGFQIGMKRLKVQLKRSKNDSKPY; translated from the exons ATGGATAGTATCGACGCTGAGGGCTTGTACCTGTCCACGGAGCAGCATGGGCAGCCACAATGTGAGCTTCCCCAAACTGCCCTGGAGGTGTCCACCATGGGGGG GGCGAAGAAGATGAACGGGACCCTGGACCACCCGGACCAGCCCGACATCGATGCTATCAAGATGTTCGTTGGCCAGATCCCACGGTCCTGGGCAGAGGAACAGCTGCGGGAGCTTTTTGAGCCTTACGGCGCCGTCTACGAAATCAATGTATTGCGTGACAGGAGTCAAAACCCCCCCCAAAGCAAAG GTTGTTGTTTCATAACATATTACACTCGCAAATCTGCATTGGAAGCACAAAATGCTCTTCACAACATGAAAATTCTCCCAGGG ATGCATCACCCCATTCAGATGAAGCCAGCTGACAGTGAGAAGAATAATG CGGTGGAAGACAGGAAGTTGTTCATAGGAATGATATCGAAAAAGTGTAATGAGAATGACATCAGACTTATGTTCTCACCGTATGGACAGATCGAGGAATGTAGAATACTACGTGGGCCGGATGGACTGAGCCGTG GTTGTGCGTTTATAACTTTTACAGCAAGACAGATGGCACAGTCAACAATCAAATCCATGCACCAATCACAAACTATGGAG GGCTGCTCGTCTCCCATCGTAGTGAAGTTTGCCGACACGCAGAAGGACAAGGAGCAAAAGCGCATCACCCAGCAGCTTCAGCAGCAGATGCAGCAGCTCAACACTGCCTCAATGTGGGGGAATCTGACCGGGCTCAACTCTCTTGGACCACAGTATCTGGCA CTCCTCCAGCAGTCTGCCACCTCTGGGAATGCCCTCAACAACCTTCATCCCATGTCTG GGCTGAATGCCATGCAGAACCTGGCTGCCCTGGCAGCAGCAGCCAGCGCCACACAGGCCACGCCCACGGGCAGCAGCGCTCTCACCACCTCTAGCAGTCCTCTCAGCGTGCTCACCAGCTCAG CAGGATCGTCACCCACCTCCTGTAACAACAACTCAATGAACCCCATGGCCTCCTTAGGGGCGCTGCAGTCTTTGGCCGCAGGGGCTGGAGCCGGCCTCAACATGGGCTCACTTGCAG AGCTCCTGTGTCTAGGGATGGCAGCCCTGAACGGCGGTCTAGGCAGCGGGGGCCTGTCGAACGGAACCAGTAGCACCATGGAGGCCCTTACACAGGCCTACTCTGGGATCCAGCAGTACGCTGCTGCTGCCCTCCCCAGCCTCTACAACCAGAGCCTGCTCTCCCAACAGAGTGTCAGTGCTGCAGGAAGCCAGAAGGAAG CAAGCGACAGTCGGAGCACGG GCCCTGAGGGAGCCAACTTGTTCATCTACCACCTCCCCCAGGAGTTTGGAGACCAGGATCTGCTCCAGATGTTCATGCCCTTTGGCAACGTTATTTCCGCTAAGGTGTTCATTGACAAGCAGACCAACCTCAGCAAGTGTTTTG GCTTTGTGAGTTACGACAATCCAGTCTCATCCCAGGCCGCCATTCAGTCGATGAACGGTTTCCAAATTGGCATGAAGCGACTAAAGGTGCAGCTGAAGAGATCCAAAAATGACAGCAAGCCATATTGA
- the LOC110506308 gene encoding CUGBP Elav-like family member 1 isoform X13, translated as MDSIDAEGLYLSTEQHGQPQCELPQTALEVSTMGGAKKMNGTLDHPDQPDIDAIKMFVGQIPRSWAEEQLRELFEPYGAVYEINVLRDRSQNPPQSKGCCFITYYTRKSALEAQNALHNMKILPGMHHPIQMKPADSEKNNAVEDRKLFIGMISKKCNENDIRLMFSPYGQIEECRILRGPDGLSRGCAFITFTARQMAQSTIKSMHQSQTMEGCSSPIVVKFADTQKDKEQKRITQQLQQQMQQLNTASMWGNLTGLNSLGPQYLALYLQLLQQSATSGNALNNLHPMSGMSGLNAMQNLAALAAAASATQATPTGSSALTTSSSPLSVLTSSAGSSPTSCNNNSMNPMASLGALQSLAAGAGAGLNMGSLAELLCLGMAALNGGLGSGGLSNGTSSTMEALTQAYSGIQQYAAAALPSLYNQSLLSQQSVSAAGSQKEASDSRSTGPEGANLFIYHLPQEFGDQDLLQMFMPFGNVISAKVFIDKQTNLSKCFGFVSYDNPVSSQAAIQSMNGFQIGMKRLKVQLKRSKNDSKPY; from the exons ATGGATAGTATCGACGCTGAGGGCTTGTACCTGTCCACGGAGCAGCATGGGCAGCCACAATGTGAGCTTCCCCAAACTGCCCTGGAGGTGTCCACCATGGGGGG GGCGAAGAAGATGAACGGGACCCTGGACCACCCGGACCAGCCCGACATCGATGCTATCAAGATGTTCGTTGGCCAGATCCCACGGTCCTGGGCAGAGGAACAGCTGCGGGAGCTTTTTGAGCCTTACGGCGCCGTCTACGAAATCAATGTATTGCGTGACAGGAGTCAAAACCCCCCCCAAAGCAAAG GTTGTTGTTTCATAACATATTACACTCGCAAATCTGCATTGGAAGCACAAAATGCTCTTCACAACATGAAAATTCTCCCAGGG ATGCATCACCCCATTCAGATGAAGCCAGCTGACAGTGAGAAGAATAATG CGGTGGAAGACAGGAAGTTGTTCATAGGAATGATATCGAAAAAGTGTAATGAGAATGACATCAGACTTATGTTCTCACCGTATGGACAGATCGAGGAATGTAGAATACTACGTGGGCCGGATGGACTGAGCCGTG GTTGTGCGTTTATAACTTTTACAGCAAGACAGATGGCACAGTCAACAATCAAATCCATGCACCAATCACAAACTATGGAG GGCTGCTCGTCTCCCATCGTAGTGAAGTTTGCCGACACGCAGAAGGACAAGGAGCAAAAGCGCATCACCCAGCAGCTTCAGCAGCAGATGCAGCAGCTCAACACTGCCTCAATGTGGGGGAATCTGACCGGGCTCAACTCTCTTGGACCACAGTATCTGGCA CTTTATTTACAGCTCCTCCAGCAGTCTGCCACCTCTGGGAATGCCCTCAACAACCTTCATCCCATGTCTGGTATGTCAG GGCTGAATGCCATGCAGAACCTGGCTGCCCTGGCAGCAGCAGCCAGCGCCACACAGGCCACGCCCACGGGCAGCAGCGCTCTCACCACCTCTAGCAGTCCTCTCAGCGTGCTCACCAGCTCAG CAGGATCGTCACCCACCTCCTGTAACAACAACTCAATGAACCCCATGGCCTCCTTAGGGGCGCTGCAGTCTTTGGCCGCAGGGGCTGGAGCCGGCCTCAACATGGGCTCACTTGCAG AGCTCCTGTGTCTAGGGATGGCAGCCCTGAACGGCGGTCTAGGCAGCGGGGGCCTGTCGAACGGAACCAGTAGCACCATGGAGGCCCTTACACAGGCCTACTCTGGGATCCAGCAGTACGCTGCTGCTGCCCTCCCCAGCCTCTACAACCAGAGCCTGCTCTCCCAACAGAGTGTCAGTGCTGCAGGAAGCCAGAAGGAAG CAAGCGACAGTCGGAGCACGG GCCCTGAGGGAGCCAACTTGTTCATCTACCACCTCCCCCAGGAGTTTGGAGACCAGGATCTGCTCCAGATGTTCATGCCCTTTGGCAACGTTATTTCCGCTAAGGTGTTCATTGACAAGCAGACCAACCTCAGCAAGTGTTTTG GCTTTGTGAGTTACGACAATCCAGTCTCATCCCAGGCCGCCATTCAGTCGATGAACGGTTTCCAAATTGGCATGAAGCGACTAAAGGTGCAGCTGAAGAGATCCAAAAATGACAGCAAGCCATATTGA
- the LOC110506308 gene encoding CUGBP Elav-like family member 1 isoform X11 produces the protein MDSIDAEGLYLSTEQHGQPQCELPQTALEVSTMGGAKKMNGTLDHPDQPDIDAIKMFVGQIPRSWAEEQLRELFEPYGAVYEINVLRDRSQNPPQSKGCCFITYYTRKSALEAQNALHNMKILPGMHHPIQMKPADSEKNNAVEDRKLFIGMISKKCNENDIRLMFSPYGQIEECRILRGPDGLSRGCAFITFTARQMAQSTIKSMHQSQTMEGCSSPIVVKFADTQKDKEQKRITQQLQQQMQQLNTASMWGNLTGLNSLGPQYLALYLQLLQQSATSGNALNNLHPMSGMSGLNAMQNLAALAAAASATQATPTGSSALTTSSSPLSVLTSSGTSTGQQAHSSWDAYKAGSSPTSCNNNSMNPMASLGALQSLAAGAGAGLNMGSLAGMAALNGGLGSGGLSNGTSSTMEALTQAYSGIQQYAAAALPSLYNQSLLSQQSVSAAGSQKEGPEGANLFIYHLPQEFGDQDLLQMFMPFGNVISAKVFIDKQTNLSKCFGFVSYDNPVSSQAAIQSMNGFQIGMKRLKVQLKRSKNDSKPY, from the exons ATGGATAGTATCGACGCTGAGGGCTTGTACCTGTCCACGGAGCAGCATGGGCAGCCACAATGTGAGCTTCCCCAAACTGCCCTGGAGGTGTCCACCATGGGGGG GGCGAAGAAGATGAACGGGACCCTGGACCACCCGGACCAGCCCGACATCGATGCTATCAAGATGTTCGTTGGCCAGATCCCACGGTCCTGGGCAGAGGAACAGCTGCGGGAGCTTTTTGAGCCTTACGGCGCCGTCTACGAAATCAATGTATTGCGTGACAGGAGTCAAAACCCCCCCCAAAGCAAAG GTTGTTGTTTCATAACATATTACACTCGCAAATCTGCATTGGAAGCACAAAATGCTCTTCACAACATGAAAATTCTCCCAGGG ATGCATCACCCCATTCAGATGAAGCCAGCTGACAGTGAGAAGAATAATG CGGTGGAAGACAGGAAGTTGTTCATAGGAATGATATCGAAAAAGTGTAATGAGAATGACATCAGACTTATGTTCTCACCGTATGGACAGATCGAGGAATGTAGAATACTACGTGGGCCGGATGGACTGAGCCGTG GTTGTGCGTTTATAACTTTTACAGCAAGACAGATGGCACAGTCAACAATCAAATCCATGCACCAATCACAAACTATGGAG GGCTGCTCGTCTCCCATCGTAGTGAAGTTTGCCGACACGCAGAAGGACAAGGAGCAAAAGCGCATCACCCAGCAGCTTCAGCAGCAGATGCAGCAGCTCAACACTGCCTCAATGTGGGGGAATCTGACCGGGCTCAACTCTCTTGGACCACAGTATCTGGCA CTTTATTTACAGCTCCTCCAGCAGTCTGCCACCTCTGGGAATGCCCTCAACAACCTTCATCCCATGTCTGGTATGTCAG GGCTGAATGCCATGCAGAACCTGGCTGCCCTGGCAGCAGCAGCCAGCGCCACACAGGCCACGCCCACGGGCAGCAGCGCTCTCACCACCTCTAGCAGTCCTCTCAGCGTGCTCACCAGCTCAGGTACGAGTACTGGACAGCAGGCACACTCATCATGGGACGCCTACAAGG CAGGATCGTCACCCACCTCCTGTAACAACAACTCAATGAACCCCATGGCCTCCTTAGGGGCGCTGCAGTCTTTGGCCGCAGGGGCTGGAGCCGGCCTCAACATGGGCTCACTTGCAG GGATGGCAGCCCTGAACGGCGGTCTAGGCAGCGGGGGCCTGTCGAACGGAACCAGTAGCACCATGGAGGCCCTTACACAGGCCTACTCTGGGATCCAGCAGTACGCTGCTGCTGCCCTCCCCAGCCTCTACAACCAGAGCCTGCTCTCCCAACAGAGTGTCAGTGCTGCAGGAAGCCAGAAGGAAG GCCCTGAGGGAGCCAACTTGTTCATCTACCACCTCCCCCAGGAGTTTGGAGACCAGGATCTGCTCCAGATGTTCATGCCCTTTGGCAACGTTATTTCCGCTAAGGTGTTCATTGACAAGCAGACCAACCTCAGCAAGTGTTTTG GCTTTGTGAGTTACGACAATCCAGTCTCATCCCAGGCCGCCATTCAGTCGATGAACGGTTTCCAAATTGGCATGAAGCGACTAAAGGTGCAGCTGAAGAGATCCAAAAATGACAGCAAGCCATATTGA
- the LOC110506308 gene encoding CUGBP Elav-like family member 1 isoform X5, translating into MDSIDAEGLYLSTEQHGQPQCELPQTALEVSTMGGAKKMNGTLDHPDQPDIDAIKMFVGQIPRSWAEEQLRELFEPYGAVYEINVLRDRSQNPPQSKGCCFITYYTRKSALEAQNALHNMKILPGMHHPIQMKPADSEKNNAVEDRKLFIGMISKKCNENDIRLMFSPYGQIEECRILRGPDGLSRGCAFITFTARQMAQSTIKSMHQSQTMEGCSSPIVVKFADTQKDKEQKRITQQLQQQMQQLNTASMWGNLTGLNSLGPQYLALLQQSATSGNALNNLHPMSGMSGLNAMQNLAALAAAASATQATPTGSSALTTSSSPLSVLTSSGTSTGQQAHSSWDAYKAGSSPTSCNNNSMNPMASLGALQSLAAGAGAGLNMGSLAELLCLGMAALNGGLGSGGLSNGTSSTMEALTQAYSGIQQYAAAALPSLYNQSLLSQQSVSAAGSQKEASDSRSTGPEGANLFIYHLPQEFGDQDLLQMFMPFGNVISAKVFIDKQTNLSKCFGFVSYDNPVSSQAAIQSMNGFQIGMKRLKVQLKRSKNDSKPY; encoded by the exons ATGGATAGTATCGACGCTGAGGGCTTGTACCTGTCCACGGAGCAGCATGGGCAGCCACAATGTGAGCTTCCCCAAACTGCCCTGGAGGTGTCCACCATGGGGGG GGCGAAGAAGATGAACGGGACCCTGGACCACCCGGACCAGCCCGACATCGATGCTATCAAGATGTTCGTTGGCCAGATCCCACGGTCCTGGGCAGAGGAACAGCTGCGGGAGCTTTTTGAGCCTTACGGCGCCGTCTACGAAATCAATGTATTGCGTGACAGGAGTCAAAACCCCCCCCAAAGCAAAG GTTGTTGTTTCATAACATATTACACTCGCAAATCTGCATTGGAAGCACAAAATGCTCTTCACAACATGAAAATTCTCCCAGGG ATGCATCACCCCATTCAGATGAAGCCAGCTGACAGTGAGAAGAATAATG CGGTGGAAGACAGGAAGTTGTTCATAGGAATGATATCGAAAAAGTGTAATGAGAATGACATCAGACTTATGTTCTCACCGTATGGACAGATCGAGGAATGTAGAATACTACGTGGGCCGGATGGACTGAGCCGTG GTTGTGCGTTTATAACTTTTACAGCAAGACAGATGGCACAGTCAACAATCAAATCCATGCACCAATCACAAACTATGGAG GGCTGCTCGTCTCCCATCGTAGTGAAGTTTGCCGACACGCAGAAGGACAAGGAGCAAAAGCGCATCACCCAGCAGCTTCAGCAGCAGATGCAGCAGCTCAACACTGCCTCAATGTGGGGGAATCTGACCGGGCTCAACTCTCTTGGACCACAGTATCTGGCA CTCCTCCAGCAGTCTGCCACCTCTGGGAATGCCCTCAACAACCTTCATCCCATGTCTGGTATGTCAG GGCTGAATGCCATGCAGAACCTGGCTGCCCTGGCAGCAGCAGCCAGCGCCACACAGGCCACGCCCACGGGCAGCAGCGCTCTCACCACCTCTAGCAGTCCTCTCAGCGTGCTCACCAGCTCAGGTACGAGTACTGGACAGCAGGCACACTCATCATGGGACGCCTACAAGG CAGGATCGTCACCCACCTCCTGTAACAACAACTCAATGAACCCCATGGCCTCCTTAGGGGCGCTGCAGTCTTTGGCCGCAGGGGCTGGAGCCGGCCTCAACATGGGCTCACTTGCAG AGCTCCTGTGTCTAGGGATGGCAGCCCTGAACGGCGGTCTAGGCAGCGGGGGCCTGTCGAACGGAACCAGTAGCACCATGGAGGCCCTTACACAGGCCTACTCTGGGATCCAGCAGTACGCTGCTGCTGCCCTCCCCAGCCTCTACAACCAGAGCCTGCTCTCCCAACAGAGTGTCAGTGCTGCAGGAAGCCAGAAGGAAG CAAGCGACAGTCGGAGCACGG GCCCTGAGGGAGCCAACTTGTTCATCTACCACCTCCCCCAGGAGTTTGGAGACCAGGATCTGCTCCAGATGTTCATGCCCTTTGGCAACGTTATTTCCGCTAAGGTGTTCATTGACAAGCAGACCAACCTCAGCAAGTGTTTTG GCTTTGTGAGTTACGACAATCCAGTCTCATCCCAGGCCGCCATTCAGTCGATGAACGGTTTCCAAATTGGCATGAAGCGACTAAAGGTGCAGCTGAAGAGATCCAAAAATGACAGCAAGCCATATTGA
- the LOC110506308 gene encoding CUGBP Elav-like family member 1 isoform X39, with translation MDSIDAEGLYLSTEQHGQPQCELPQTALEVSTMGGAKKMNGTLDHPDQPDIDAIKMFVGQIPRSWAEEQLRELFEPYGAVYEINVLRDRSQNPPQSKGCCFITYYTRKSALEAQNALHNMKILPGMHHPIQMKPADSEKNNAVEDRKLFIGMISKKCNENDIRLMFSPYGQIEECRILRGPDGLSRGCAFITFTARQMAQSTIKSMHQSQTMEGCSSPIVVKFADTQKDKEQKRITQQLQQQMQQLNTASMWGNLTGLNSLGPQYLALLQQSATSGNALNNLHPMSGLNAMQNLAALAAAASATQATPTGSSALTTSSSPLSVLTSSGTSTGQQAHSSWDAYKAGSSPTSCNNNSMNPMASLGALQSLAAGAGAGLNMGSLAELLCLGMAALNGGLGSGGLSNGTSSTMEALTQAYSGIQQYAAAALPSLYNQSLLSQQSVSAAGSQKEGPEGANLFIYHLPQEFGDQDLLQMFMPFGNVISAKVFIDKQTNLSKCFGFVSYDNPVSSQAAIQSMNGFQIGMKRLKVQLKRSKNDSKPY, from the exons ATGGATAGTATCGACGCTGAGGGCTTGTACCTGTCCACGGAGCAGCATGGGCAGCCACAATGTGAGCTTCCCCAAACTGCCCTGGAGGTGTCCACCATGGGGGG GGCGAAGAAGATGAACGGGACCCTGGACCACCCGGACCAGCCCGACATCGATGCTATCAAGATGTTCGTTGGCCAGATCCCACGGTCCTGGGCAGAGGAACAGCTGCGGGAGCTTTTTGAGCCTTACGGCGCCGTCTACGAAATCAATGTATTGCGTGACAGGAGTCAAAACCCCCCCCAAAGCAAAG GTTGTTGTTTCATAACATATTACACTCGCAAATCTGCATTGGAAGCACAAAATGCTCTTCACAACATGAAAATTCTCCCAGGG ATGCATCACCCCATTCAGATGAAGCCAGCTGACAGTGAGAAGAATAATG CGGTGGAAGACAGGAAGTTGTTCATAGGAATGATATCGAAAAAGTGTAATGAGAATGACATCAGACTTATGTTCTCACCGTATGGACAGATCGAGGAATGTAGAATACTACGTGGGCCGGATGGACTGAGCCGTG GTTGTGCGTTTATAACTTTTACAGCAAGACAGATGGCACAGTCAACAATCAAATCCATGCACCAATCACAAACTATGGAG GGCTGCTCGTCTCCCATCGTAGTGAAGTTTGCCGACACGCAGAAGGACAAGGAGCAAAAGCGCATCACCCAGCAGCTTCAGCAGCAGATGCAGCAGCTCAACACTGCCTCAATGTGGGGGAATCTGACCGGGCTCAACTCTCTTGGACCACAGTATCTGGCA CTCCTCCAGCAGTCTGCCACCTCTGGGAATGCCCTCAACAACCTTCATCCCATGTCTG GGCTGAATGCCATGCAGAACCTGGCTGCCCTGGCAGCAGCAGCCAGCGCCACACAGGCCACGCCCACGGGCAGCAGCGCTCTCACCACCTCTAGCAGTCCTCTCAGCGTGCTCACCAGCTCAGGTACGAGTACTGGACAGCAGGCACACTCATCATGGGACGCCTACAAGG CAGGATCGTCACCCACCTCCTGTAACAACAACTCAATGAACCCCATGGCCTCCTTAGGGGCGCTGCAGTCTTTGGCCGCAGGGGCTGGAGCCGGCCTCAACATGGGCTCACTTGCAG AGCTCCTGTGTCTAGGGATGGCAGCCCTGAACGGCGGTCTAGGCAGCGGGGGCCTGTCGAACGGAACCAGTAGCACCATGGAGGCCCTTACACAGGCCTACTCTGGGATCCAGCAGTACGCTGCTGCTGCCCTCCCCAGCCTCTACAACCAGAGCCTGCTCTCCCAACAGAGTGTCAGTGCTGCAGGAAGCCAGAAGGAAG GCCCTGAGGGAGCCAACTTGTTCATCTACCACCTCCCCCAGGAGTTTGGAGACCAGGATCTGCTCCAGATGTTCATGCCCTTTGGCAACGTTATTTCCGCTAAGGTGTTCATTGACAAGCAGACCAACCTCAGCAAGTGTTTTG GCTTTGTGAGTTACGACAATCCAGTCTCATCCCAGGCCGCCATTCAGTCGATGAACGGTTTCCAAATTGGCATGAAGCGACTAAAGGTGCAGCTGAAGAGATCCAAAAATGACAGCAAGCCATATTGA
- the LOC110506308 gene encoding CUGBP Elav-like family member 1 isoform X6 — protein MDSIDAEGLYLSTEQHGQPQCELPQTALEVSTMGGAKKMNGTLDHPDQPDIDAIKMFVGQIPRSWAEEQLRELFEPYGAVYEINVLRDRSQNPPQSKGCCFITYYTRKSALEAQNALHNMKILPGMHHPIQMKPADSEKNNAVEDRKLFIGMISKKCNENDIRLMFSPYGQIEECRILRGPDGLSRGCAFITFTARQMAQSTIKSMHQSQTMEGCSSPIVVKFADTQKDKEQKRITQQLQQQMQQLNTASMWGNLTGLNSLGPQYLALYLQLLQQSATSGNALNNLHPMSGMSGLNAMQNLAALAAAASATQATPTGSSALTTSSSPLSVLTSSGTSTGQQAHSSWDAYKAGSSPTSCNNNSMNPMASLGALQSLAAGAGAGLNMGSLAGMAALNGGLGSGGLSNGTSSTMEALTQAYSGIQQYAAAALPSLYNQSLLSQQSVSAAGSQKEASDSRSTGPEGANLFIYHLPQEFGDQDLLQMFMPFGNVISAKVFIDKQTNLSKCFGFVSYDNPVSSQAAIQSMNGFQIGMKRLKVQLKRSKNDSKPY, from the exons ATGGATAGTATCGACGCTGAGGGCTTGTACCTGTCCACGGAGCAGCATGGGCAGCCACAATGTGAGCTTCCCCAAACTGCCCTGGAGGTGTCCACCATGGGGGG GGCGAAGAAGATGAACGGGACCCTGGACCACCCGGACCAGCCCGACATCGATGCTATCAAGATGTTCGTTGGCCAGATCCCACGGTCCTGGGCAGAGGAACAGCTGCGGGAGCTTTTTGAGCCTTACGGCGCCGTCTACGAAATCAATGTATTGCGTGACAGGAGTCAAAACCCCCCCCAAAGCAAAG GTTGTTGTTTCATAACATATTACACTCGCAAATCTGCATTGGAAGCACAAAATGCTCTTCACAACATGAAAATTCTCCCAGGG ATGCATCACCCCATTCAGATGAAGCCAGCTGACAGTGAGAAGAATAATG CGGTGGAAGACAGGAAGTTGTTCATAGGAATGATATCGAAAAAGTGTAATGAGAATGACATCAGACTTATGTTCTCACCGTATGGACAGATCGAGGAATGTAGAATACTACGTGGGCCGGATGGACTGAGCCGTG GTTGTGCGTTTATAACTTTTACAGCAAGACAGATGGCACAGTCAACAATCAAATCCATGCACCAATCACAAACTATGGAG GGCTGCTCGTCTCCCATCGTAGTGAAGTTTGCCGACACGCAGAAGGACAAGGAGCAAAAGCGCATCACCCAGCAGCTTCAGCAGCAGATGCAGCAGCTCAACACTGCCTCAATGTGGGGGAATCTGACCGGGCTCAACTCTCTTGGACCACAGTATCTGGCA CTTTATTTACAGCTCCTCCAGCAGTCTGCCACCTCTGGGAATGCCCTCAACAACCTTCATCCCATGTCTGGTATGTCAG GGCTGAATGCCATGCAGAACCTGGCTGCCCTGGCAGCAGCAGCCAGCGCCACACAGGCCACGCCCACGGGCAGCAGCGCTCTCACCACCTCTAGCAGTCCTCTCAGCGTGCTCACCAGCTCAGGTACGAGTACTGGACAGCAGGCACACTCATCATGGGACGCCTACAAGG CAGGATCGTCACCCACCTCCTGTAACAACAACTCAATGAACCCCATGGCCTCCTTAGGGGCGCTGCAGTCTTTGGCCGCAGGGGCTGGAGCCGGCCTCAACATGGGCTCACTTGCAG GGATGGCAGCCCTGAACGGCGGTCTAGGCAGCGGGGGCCTGTCGAACGGAACCAGTAGCACCATGGAGGCCCTTACACAGGCCTACTCTGGGATCCAGCAGTACGCTGCTGCTGCCCTCCCCAGCCTCTACAACCAGAGCCTGCTCTCCCAACAGAGTGTCAGTGCTGCAGGAAGCCAGAAGGAAG CAAGCGACAGTCGGAGCACGG GCCCTGAGGGAGCCAACTTGTTCATCTACCACCTCCCCCAGGAGTTTGGAGACCAGGATCTGCTCCAGATGTTCATGCCCTTTGGCAACGTTATTTCCGCTAAGGTGTTCATTGACAAGCAGACCAACCTCAGCAAGTGTTTTG GCTTTGTGAGTTACGACAATCCAGTCTCATCCCAGGCCGCCATTCAGTCGATGAACGGTTTCCAAATTGGCATGAAGCGACTAAAGGTGCAGCTGAAGAGATCCAAAAATGACAGCAAGCCATATTGA